In Spodoptera frugiperda isolate SF20-4 chromosome 1, AGI-APGP_CSIRO_Sfru_2.0, whole genome shotgun sequence, the following are encoded in one genomic region:
- the LOC118272984 gene encoding integrator complex subunit 2 has protein sequence MDIKFMKPIQPKVFKAIKDLDIEALKNFTQDEMRPIIPCLVRMALIAPLDTTRACGEAKKDVLTLLAGIDLVNFIVSLLSIEFNALESDLKKEQQMRLKNGSQCTETFLIQSINNGITSDFEQSDSPRKVRLVLSELLLMQAQLAEYNQNKNTNVECGVKPSELFDNDVYLEEVTDVINISLAELPNLLNIIDIVEVLLYVNKGPIIISWVLANMPDSVQEVAESLVMNADRSEEGGIRAKTLTTLCAACPHLAAAVRSKAASASRLPSLVITLTLTHHQDDLVSFMSGLLLGSDQTTRAWFATFLRNSHKRGKGDGHAALTKLRQELLIRLKDATAGVEASALLRLYCALRGIAGIKFQDDEVAGLLRLVTQKPPPTPAGVRFVSLSLCMILACPSLMAAPDHEKKAIEWVQWLVKEEAYFESNSGVTASFGEMLLLIAIHFHSGQLTAVGELVCATLGMRVPVRPNGLARIKQAFTQEIFTEQVVTAHAVKVPVTANLNSNIPGYLPVHCIHQLLKSRAFSKHKVPIKNWIYRQICNCTAPLHPVMPALVEVYVNSILIVNNKGTNEYVNKPIMEEEIRKVFRNSIFGANFDVQSKPFAPMEIDNGETSTEINIEKPTLASQLLLIYYLLLYEDVRLANTATLMTNGRKVKSYSAAFLSELPIKYLLHQAQKDQMSYGGLFSPLLRLLATHFPQLSLVDDWMDDQVFGDSNRHQVDINLSEMAINDAFQTIEENPYKTGKILKAMLNKNPTDIWPYAETFVKYFKSVLGDEVPRHIQELYHEVWLRLNTVLPRCLWIMTINALLDINGGIKNVTITQENVLVDPLQVLRCDNRVFRCGPILKIVLRILEASLAASRSQLSRHLLDKPLLEKSGQLNSDAEREELKNALVAAQESAALQILLEACLETEEDEAKPELMWSLREVRSIICSFLHQIFISEPSLAKLVHFQGYPRKLLPVTVQGIPSMHICLDFIPELLSQAALEKQIFAVDLVSHLSIQYALPKAMSIARLCVNTLSTLLSVLPSDLRLELFQPVLKSLVRICTAFPSLLEDITSLLLQLGRICESQASLGHCWNDTSILGEGAYVPSDVQPDTKVLVAEVLCRDIKVTMSEIVEKALLNDKLY, from the exons ATGGATATAAAATTTATGAAACCAATACAACCTAAGGTCTTCAAAGCAATCAAAGATCTGGATATTGAAGCTCTTAAGAATTTTACACAAGATGAAATGAGACCTATCATACCATGTTTGGTTCGAATGGCACTCATTGCACCACTTGACACGACCAGAGCTTGTGGAGAAGCTAAGAAAGACGTGCTCACGCTGCTCGCCGGTATTGACTTGGTTAATTTCATTGTTTCACTTTTATCtattgaatttaatgcattaGAAAGTGACCTGAAGAAAGAACAACAAAtgag ATTGAAAAATGGATCACAGTGTACTGAAACTTTCTTGATACAAAGTATAAATAATGGCATCACTAGTGATTTTGAGCAGTCAGACTCTCCTCGGAAAGTTCGTTTGGTTTTATCAGAGTTGTTACTGATGCAAGCACAGTTGGCTGAGTATAACCAAAACAAGAATACCAATGTAGAATGTGGTGTGAAGCCATCAGAACTGTTTGATAATGATGTGTACCTGGAAGAAGTCACCGATGTTATCAACATCAGTCTTGCAGAACTGCCAAACTTACTCAATATTATTGACATTGTTGAAGTGTTACTTTATGTTAACAAAGGCCCTATTATAATATCATGGGTACTGGCAAACATGCCTGATTCTGTACAAGaag tGGCTGAATCACTGGTGATGAATGCTGATCGAAGTGAAGAAGGTGGTATTAGAGCTAAAACTCTGACCACTCTGTGTGCTGCCTGTCCCCATTTAGCAGCAGCTGTTAGATCGAAAGCCGCATCAGCATCCCGGCTGCCTTCACTGGTCATCACACTCACCTTGACACATCACCAGGATGACTTG GTTTCCTTTATGTCTGGACTCCTACTTGGATCTGATCAAACAACAAGAGCGTGGTTTGCGACATTCTTACGTAACTCCCACAAAAGAGGCAAGGGTGATGGCCATGCAGCGTTAACAAAACTAAGGCAGGAATTACTGATCAGGCTGAAAGATGCCACTGCAGGTGTtgaggcatcagctctactgagACTCTACTGTGCTCTCAGGGGGATTGCAGGAATAAAGTTCCAAGATGATGAAGTAGCTGGACTATTGAGGCTTGTCACACAAAAACCACCACCAACTCCAGCTGGAGTACGATTTGTGTCCTTGAGTCTCTGCATGATTCTAGCCTGTCCATCTTTGATGG cTGCTCCTGACCATGAAAAAAAGGCCATAGAATGGGTGCAGTGGCTAGTTAAAGAAGAAGCTTACTTTGAAAG taaTTCTGGGGTAACAGCTTCGTTTGGTGAAATGCTATTATTGATTGCTATTCATTTCCACTCTGGTCAATTAACAGCCGTCGGTGAACTAGTATGCGCCACTCTTGGCATGCGCGTACCAGTTCGACCTAATGGGTTGGCAAGAATCAAACAAGCATTCACTCAAGAAATCTTTACTGAACAG gTTGTAACTGCTCATGCCGTTAAAGTACCGGTAACAGCGAATCTTAATAGTAATATACCAGGTTATTTACCGGTTCATTGCATTCACCAACTTTTAAAATCTCGAGCATTTTCTAAACATAAAGTCCCCATAAAAAATTGGATATATCGTCAAATATGCAACTGCACAGCACCCTTGCATCCCGTTATGCCAGCCTTAGTTGAAGTGTATGTCAATTCTATACTTATTGTTAACAATAAGGGCACTAATGAATATGTCAACAAGCCCATCATGGAAGAAGAAATTCGGAAAGTATTTAGAAATTCTATATTTGGTGCTAATTTTGATGTACAGAGTAAACCATTTGCTCCAATGGAAATCGATAATGGAGAAACATCTACAGAAATTAACATAGAGAAACCAACTCTTGCATCACAGCTACTCTTAATTTACTACCTACTATTGTATGAAGATGTACGACTAGCCAACACCGCGACACTCATGACTAATGGACGAAAAGTAAAGAGCTACTCTGCAGCTTTTCTATCTGAGctaccaataaaatatttactccaTCAGGCTCAAAAAGACCAGATGAGTTACGGTGGATTATTCAGTCCCTTACTTCGCTTGTTAGCTACGCACTTCCCACAACTGTCTCTGGTTGATGATTGGATGGACGATCAAGTTTTTGGCGATTCAAATCGTCATCAAGTAGATATAAATCTTTCAGAAATGGCTATAAACGATGCATTCCAAACAATCGAAGAAAATCCCTACAAAACTGGAAAGATCTTGAAAGCTATGCTTAACAAGAATCCTACAGACATATGGCCTTATGCTGAAACATTTGTAAAGTATTTCAAAAGTGTACTTGGGGATGAAGTTCCGCGACATATTCAAGAGTTATATCACGAGGTATGGTTACGACTCAATACAGTACTGCCGCGTTGTTTGTGGATAATGACAATCAACGCCTTACTCGATATTAATGGGGGTATTAAGAATGTAACCATCACCCAAGAGAATGTATTGGTAGACCCTTTACAAGTGTTGCGCTGCGACAATAGAGTTTTCAGATGCGggcctattttaaaaatagtattacgGATACTCGAAGCAAGTTTAGCTGCTTCTAGAAGTCAACTCAGTCGACATTTATTAGATAAACCTTTGCTTGAAAAAAGTGGACAACTCAATTCAGATGCTGAAAGAGAAGAACTTAAGAATGCTTTGGTCGCAGCGCAAGAAAGTGCCGCATTGCAAATATTATTGGAAGCATGTTTGGAAACAGAAGAGGACGAAGCCAAGCCTGAGCTGATGTGGTCTCTTCGTGAAGTGAGAAGTATAATCTGTTCTTTCcttcatcaaatatttatatcagaGCCATCTCTAGCTAAATTGGTACACTTCCAAGGGTACCCTCGAAAATTGCTGCCTGTGACAGTTCAAGGAATACCTTCCATGCACATTTGTTTGGATTTCATACCAGAACTTCTTAGCCAGGCGGCACtcgaaaaacaaatatttgctgTAGACCTTGTATCCCATTTGTCTATACAGTACGCCTTACCCAAGGCTATGTCTATTGCAAGATTATGCGTCAACACTTTGTCGACATTGCTATCGGTTCTCCCAAGTGACTTGCGATTGGAGTTGTTCCAACCGGTTCTTAAATCTTTAGTAAGGATTTGTACCGCATTTCCATCGCTACTAGAAGACATAACTTCGCTGCTACTACAACTCGGAAGAATTTGCGAGTCTCAGGCATCTCTAGGCCATTGTTGGAATGATACCAGTATACTTGGAGAAGGAGCTTATGTGCCTTCTGATGTGCAACCTGATACTAAAGTTTTGGTTGCCGAAGTTTTATGTAGGGATATCAAAGTAACAATGTCTGAAATTGTTGAAAAAGCGTTATTGAATGACAAActgtattaa
- the LOC118272985 gene encoding anaphase-promoting complex subunit 5 isoform X2, giving the protein MEVGGENVDFGKLINVKGNIENITPHKIAVVAFIREYGLLKIEANKMMDCTVAPKYRKDFCMLALKLIQCPDMEFKELEALLTDGRYNLLSVHLQNFCVRLQNIYVNGVSALTDCVTSTIDKLMIESNPCIMARYSVLGLYLRRILLHLDKLTFVQVVSLYKSFCLYYQRGRPGLMMRSLSKEKLNNMDQQATTTSPVIPEEPKPLELSMRMNIIDRDNFEECQWSRKQAELFTAQQANLLQINEKKAMPPRQLQKTIIQIMNDIPEYADIHFLSFLNCIRTKEFSGAQDSLYNFFDRTILLSGNNTGIDRNKNFRYAALNRAAMHTHFGHRSVAMEAVREALARAQEAADYACLVGAGTWGALAGGRARRAALLSRAPRDPVPGAPAAPLTAPAAAAPSHPRYTAAAAQLLAQHAAVNGAKPAYIFQVIMRGDSINYLHSMTDLTMAGLANTAALWALYGKTEMASVACQLLLDLNTKCNVGSGVVGHVTEAQWVGWRGAAELAAWRGALPAALALQQRAPPAPHARLHAERALHRGKWEEAEQSIRQLASSNRWESQLLKAEMYYLKGDATEALESLYDILDYCKTEDDSLHYISLRVKAMILMSQVQHSFSNIQSTNIMQLNEALWLAKEYHLHYLAASAEMHLANVQLSMGCAKNALSLVRKALPTIMADGGAYDMGRAMLLYTKCRIATAAPCGEARMQVLQSCCEALENVKKNFTKVGAHLRLLQTWYLQAQLYHDIGNHAARNQCAWMYRQLELQNSVEPSNLLLVMY; this is encoded by the exons ataaatgtcaaaggtaatattgaaaatattacacCTCATAAAATAGCGGTAGTAGCTTTTATACGAGAGTACGGTCTACTGAAAATTGAAG caAACAAAATGATGGACTGCACTGTGGCACCAAAATATAGAAAGGACTTCTGTATGCTGGCTCTTAAACTGATTCAG TGCCCAGATATGGAATTTAAAGAGTTAGAGGCTTTGCTAACGGATGGACGTTATAATTTACTCAGTGTTCATCTACAGAACTTTTGTGTTAGACTCcagaatatttatgttaatggCGTTAGTGCTCTGACGGACTGTGTCACCTCAACTATAGACAAGCTGATGATTGAATCTAATCCTTGTATTATGGCCAGATACAGTGTATTAG GATTGTATTTAAGAAGAATATTACTTCATTTAGACAAGCTTACTTTTGTGCAAGTTGTGTCACTTTACAAGTCATTCTGCCTATATTACCAGAGGGGTAGGCCTGGTCTTATGATGAGATCATTAAGTAAAgag AAACTAAACAACATGGATCAGCAGGCCACAACCACATCTCCCGTTATACCTGAGGAACCAAAACCATTGGAGCTCTCAATGCGAATGAATATAATAGACAGAGACAA TTTTGAAGAATGCCAGTGGTCGAGAAAGCAAGCAGAATTATTTACAGCACAACAGGcaaatttattacaaattaatgaAAAGAAGGCAATGCCACCTAGACAGTTACAGAaaacaattatacaaataatgaaTGATATACCAGAATATGCAGATATT CATTTCCTGAGTTTTTTAAACTGCATTCGTACAAAGGAGTTCAGTGGTGCTCAGGACTCTCTATACAATTTTTTCGACCGTACGATCTTACTATCAGGCAATAACACAGGCATCGACAGGAATAAGAATTTCCGTTATGCAGCACTGAATAGGGCGGCAATGCACACCCATTTCGGTCACCG ATCTGTGGCCATGGAAGCAGTGCGTGAGGCTCTAGCCCGCGCGCAGGAGGCCGCGGATTACGCGTGCCTGGTGGGCGCGGGCACGTGGGGCGCGCTGGCGGGCGGGCGCGCGCGCCGGGCCGCCCTGCTGTCGCGCGCGCCCCGCGACCCGGTGCCGGGGGCGCCGGCCGCGCCGCTgaccgcgcccgccgccgccgcgccctcACACCCGCGGTACACTGCCGCCGCCGCACAGCTACTGGCTCAACACGCTGCCGTTAACGGTGCCAAGCCTGCTTATATTTTTCAG gtcATTATGCGAGGAGATTCCATCAATTACCTGCACTCGATGACCGATCTGACGATGGCAGGCCTCGCTAACACGGCCGCATTATGGGCCCTCTACGGAAAAACTGAAATGGCGTCAGTAGCATGCCAACTTCTTCTTGATCTCAACACGA AGTGCAACGTGGGCAGCGGCGTGGTGGGGCACGTGACGGAGGCGCAGTGGGTGGGGTGGCGCGGCGCGGCCGAGCTGGCGGCGTGGCGCGGCGCGCTGCCGGCCGCGCTGGCGCTGCAGcagcgcgcgccgcccgcgccgcacgCGCGCCTGCACGCCGAGCGCGCGCTGCACCGCG GCAAATGGGAGGAAGCAGAACAAAGTATAAGACAGTTGGCATCATCCAATAGATGGGAGAGTCAACTCCTAAAAGCTGAGATGTATTATCTGAAAGGAGACGCTACCGAAGCGTTGGAGTCTCTGTATGACATCCTAGACTACTGCAAGACTGAGGATGACAGTTTGCACTATATATCACTGAGAGTGAAAGCTATGATATTGATGTCTCAAGTCCAACATTCATTCAGTAATATACAATCCACAAATATAATGCAACTCAATGAAGCCCTGTGGTTAGCAAAAGAATACCATTTACATTACTTAGCTGCATCAGCTGAAATGCATTTAGCTAATGTCCAGTTAAGTATGGGATGTGCAAAGAATGCTTTATCTCTTGTGAGGAAGGCTTTGCCTACTATAATGGCAGATGGTGGTGCATATGATATGGGCAGAG ccATGTTGCTGTACACGAAGTGTCGGATTGCGACCGCAGCTCCATGTGGAGAGGCTCGGATGCAGGTATTGCAGTCGTGTTGTGAGGCTTTAGAAAATGTCAAAAAGAATTTTACTAAAGTCGGCGCGCATCTCAGATTACTGCAAACATGGTATTTACAG gcaCAGCTGTACCACGACATTGGTAACCACGCCGCAAGAAATCAATGTGCTTGGATGTATAGACAATTAGAATTACAAAATTCTGTTGAACCATCAAATTTATTGCTTGTAATGTATTAA
- the LOC118272985 gene encoding anaphase-promoting complex subunit 5 isoform X1 — protein sequence MEVGGENVDFGKLINVKGNIENITPHKIAVVAFIREYGLLKIEANKMMDCTVAPKYRKDFCMLALKLIQCPDMEFKELEALLTDGRYNLLSVHLQNFCVRLQNIYVNGVSALTDCVTSTIDKLMIESNPCIMARYSVLGLYLRRILLHLDKLTFVQVVSLYKSFCLYYQRGRPGLMMRSLSKEKLNNMDQQATTTSPVIPEEPKPLELSMRMNIIDRDNSFEECQWSRKQAELFTAQQANLLQINEKKAMPPRQLQKTIIQIMNDIPEYADIHFLSFLNCIRTKEFSGAQDSLYNFFDRTILLSGNNTGIDRNKNFRYAALNRAAMHTHFGHRSVAMEAVREALARAQEAADYACLVGAGTWGALAGGRARRAALLSRAPRDPVPGAPAAPLTAPAAAAPSHPRYTAAAAQLLAQHAAVNGAKPAYIFQVIMRGDSINYLHSMTDLTMAGLANTAALWALYGKTEMASVACQLLLDLNTKCNVGSGVVGHVTEAQWVGWRGAAELAAWRGALPAALALQQRAPPAPHARLHAERALHRGKWEEAEQSIRQLASSNRWESQLLKAEMYYLKGDATEALESLYDILDYCKTEDDSLHYISLRVKAMILMSQVQHSFSNIQSTNIMQLNEALWLAKEYHLHYLAASAEMHLANVQLSMGCAKNALSLVRKALPTIMADGGAYDMGRAMLLYTKCRIATAAPCGEARMQVLQSCCEALENVKKNFTKVGAHLRLLQTWYLQAQLYHDIGNHAARNQCAWMYRQLELQNSVEPSNLLLVMY from the exons ataaatgtcaaaggtaatattgaaaatattacacCTCATAAAATAGCGGTAGTAGCTTTTATACGAGAGTACGGTCTACTGAAAATTGAAG caAACAAAATGATGGACTGCACTGTGGCACCAAAATATAGAAAGGACTTCTGTATGCTGGCTCTTAAACTGATTCAG TGCCCAGATATGGAATTTAAAGAGTTAGAGGCTTTGCTAACGGATGGACGTTATAATTTACTCAGTGTTCATCTACAGAACTTTTGTGTTAGACTCcagaatatttatgttaatggCGTTAGTGCTCTGACGGACTGTGTCACCTCAACTATAGACAAGCTGATGATTGAATCTAATCCTTGTATTATGGCCAGATACAGTGTATTAG GATTGTATTTAAGAAGAATATTACTTCATTTAGACAAGCTTACTTTTGTGCAAGTTGTGTCACTTTACAAGTCATTCTGCCTATATTACCAGAGGGGTAGGCCTGGTCTTATGATGAGATCATTAAGTAAAgag AAACTAAACAACATGGATCAGCAGGCCACAACCACATCTCCCGTTATACCTGAGGAACCAAAACCATTGGAGCTCTCAATGCGAATGAATATAATAGACAGAGACAA CAGTTTTGAAGAATGCCAGTGGTCGAGAAAGCAAGCAGAATTATTTACAGCACAACAGGcaaatttattacaaattaatgaAAAGAAGGCAATGCCACCTAGACAGTTACAGAaaacaattatacaaataatgaaTGATATACCAGAATATGCAGATATT CATTTCCTGAGTTTTTTAAACTGCATTCGTACAAAGGAGTTCAGTGGTGCTCAGGACTCTCTATACAATTTTTTCGACCGTACGATCTTACTATCAGGCAATAACACAGGCATCGACAGGAATAAGAATTTCCGTTATGCAGCACTGAATAGGGCGGCAATGCACACCCATTTCGGTCACCG ATCTGTGGCCATGGAAGCAGTGCGTGAGGCTCTAGCCCGCGCGCAGGAGGCCGCGGATTACGCGTGCCTGGTGGGCGCGGGCACGTGGGGCGCGCTGGCGGGCGGGCGCGCGCGCCGGGCCGCCCTGCTGTCGCGCGCGCCCCGCGACCCGGTGCCGGGGGCGCCGGCCGCGCCGCTgaccgcgcccgccgccgccgcgccctcACACCCGCGGTACACTGCCGCCGCCGCACAGCTACTGGCTCAACACGCTGCCGTTAACGGTGCCAAGCCTGCTTATATTTTTCAG gtcATTATGCGAGGAGATTCCATCAATTACCTGCACTCGATGACCGATCTGACGATGGCAGGCCTCGCTAACACGGCCGCATTATGGGCCCTCTACGGAAAAACTGAAATGGCGTCAGTAGCATGCCAACTTCTTCTTGATCTCAACACGA AGTGCAACGTGGGCAGCGGCGTGGTGGGGCACGTGACGGAGGCGCAGTGGGTGGGGTGGCGCGGCGCGGCCGAGCTGGCGGCGTGGCGCGGCGCGCTGCCGGCCGCGCTGGCGCTGCAGcagcgcgcgccgcccgcgccgcacgCGCGCCTGCACGCCGAGCGCGCGCTGCACCGCG GCAAATGGGAGGAAGCAGAACAAAGTATAAGACAGTTGGCATCATCCAATAGATGGGAGAGTCAACTCCTAAAAGCTGAGATGTATTATCTGAAAGGAGACGCTACCGAAGCGTTGGAGTCTCTGTATGACATCCTAGACTACTGCAAGACTGAGGATGACAGTTTGCACTATATATCACTGAGAGTGAAAGCTATGATATTGATGTCTCAAGTCCAACATTCATTCAGTAATATACAATCCACAAATATAATGCAACTCAATGAAGCCCTGTGGTTAGCAAAAGAATACCATTTACATTACTTAGCTGCATCAGCTGAAATGCATTTAGCTAATGTCCAGTTAAGTATGGGATGTGCAAAGAATGCTTTATCTCTTGTGAGGAAGGCTTTGCCTACTATAATGGCAGATGGTGGTGCATATGATATGGGCAGAG ccATGTTGCTGTACACGAAGTGTCGGATTGCGACCGCAGCTCCATGTGGAGAGGCTCGGATGCAGGTATTGCAGTCGTGTTGTGAGGCTTTAGAAAATGTCAAAAAGAATTTTACTAAAGTCGGCGCGCATCTCAGATTACTGCAAACATGGTATTTACAG gcaCAGCTGTACCACGACATTGGTAACCACGCCGCAAGAAATCAATGTGCTTGGATGTATAGACAATTAGAATTACAAAATTCTGTTGAACCATCAAATTTATTGCTTGTAATGTATTAA